A region from the Drosophila bipectinata strain 14024-0381.07 chromosome 3R, DbipHiC1v2, whole genome shotgun sequence genome encodes:
- the LOC108121080 gene encoding antigen 5 like allergen Cul n 1-like, with protein MAIKSLILVTAVLGMAFAVDYCALPTCLDKHIACNNKGNFSENCPKDVREVAMAPHQKLILSLFNELRNKVAGGGIEGLPKAIRMAKMAWCEELSHLALLNVKTCESLPDKCRSTERFAYAGQNNAIFSYSGAESEYSDAEILKEQIENWFAERSNASPDILASFPQELPNKNVAKFTIAVAEKNTHVGCSAVRFSKDYYNHFVLTCNFATSNIVGQPVYTPGDKATSGCKNRYGAAFDYPSLCYAKEIYDNEKIIPSVTF; from the exons ATGGCAATTAAGTCTTTGATCCTGGTTACTGCCGTCCTGGGCATGGCCTTTGCAGTCGACTACTGCGCCCTGCCCACCTGCCTGGACAAGCACATCGCCTGCAACAACAAGGGG AATTTCAGTGAAAACTGCCCCAAGGATGTACGAGAAGTGGCGATGGCTCCACACCAAAAACTGATCCTGAGCCTGTTCAACGAATTGAGAAACAAGGTTGCCGGAGGTGGAATCGAAGGACTTCCTAAGGCCATCCGCATGGCTAAAATGGCCTGGTGCGAGGAGTTGTCTCATTTGGCTCTGCTTAATGTGAAGACCTGTGAATCCCTACCAGACAAGTGCCGCAGCACCGAGAGATTCGCTTACGCTGGACAGAACAATGCCATCTTCAGCTACAGCGGGGCTGAGTCAGAGTACTCGGATGCGGAAATCCTCAAGGAGCAGATTGAGAACTGGTTCGCCGAGCGCTCCAACGCTTCCCCCGACATCCTGGCTAGTTTCCCCCAGGAGCTGCCCAACAAGAACGTGGCCAAGTTCACCATTGCTGTGGCCGAAAAGAACACTCACGTAGGATGCTCTGCTGTGCGCTTCTCCAAGGACTACTACAACCACTTTGTCCTCACCTGCAACTTCGCCACCTCGAACATTGTGGGCCAGCCGGTGTACACTCCCGGAGATAAGGCTACTTCCGGATGCAAGAACCGTTATGGAGCTGCCTTTGACTACCCTAGTCTGTGCTATGCCAAGGAAATCTATGACAACGAGAAAATCATTCCATCTGTCACCTTCTAG
- the LOC108121066 gene encoding HIG1 domain family member 1C — protein sequence MSSKSFFESDEDAAQSNKLSRKAKESPFMLVGIAGFVAAGVIGAYKYRNRGTMSTSVFLMQLRVAAQGTVVACLTAGLAYSMAKEYIFDKAPKENPKSLTN from the exons ATGAGTTCAAAATCCTTTTTCGAAAGTGACGAGGATGCTGCCCAGAGCAACAAACTGTCCAGGAAGGCAAAGGAATCGCCCTTTATGCTAGTGG GCATCGCCGGATTTGTGGCGGCTGGAGTGATTGGAGCCTACAAATACCGGAACCGTGGAACCATGAGCACCAGCGTATTCCTGATGCAGTTGCGTGTGGCCGCCCAGGGAACCGTTGTCGCTTGCCTGACCGCTGGCTTGGCCTATTCGATGGCCAAGGAGTACATATTCGACAAGGCTCCCAAGGAAAA cccCAAATCCCTGACTAACTAA
- the LOC108121065 gene encoding dihydrolipoyllysine-residue succinyltransferase component of 2-oxoglutarate dehydrogenase complex, mitochondrial — translation MTGIISIVTRRLPQTLGMRALRSHELKRCIRQYSRLVAVSVAQRQQLFRQDATALCQDAPRVIAWQGIHTTSSMWSEQVVKVPPFADSIAEGDIKFTCKVGDSFAADAAVMEIETDKTTMPVPAPFAGTVTEILVKDGDTVKPGQELFKMKPGAAPAGAPAPAAAAPAPAAPAAAPKPAPAAAAAPKPVAAKPPPPPPPAAARPPPKAPPPAAVVKPAVAQVKVPPADGSRQILGTRSEQRVKMNRMRLKIAARLKDAQNTCAMLTTFNEIDMSYAMDFRKQNLETFVKKYGIKLGFMSIFSKASAYALQDQPVVNAVIDGTDIVYRDYVDISVAVATPRGLVVPVIRNVESMNYADIEIALAGLADKAKRDAITVEDMDGGTFTISNGGVFGSLMGTPIINPPQSAILGMHGIFDRPIAVKGEVKIRPMMYIALTYDHRIIDGREAVLFLRKIKAAVENPAIIVAGL, via the exons ATGACGGGTATAATTTCGATCGTAACGAGACGGCTGCCCCAAACTCTGGGAATGCGAGCCCTGCGGAGTCATGAG CTGAAACGTTGCATCCGCCAGTATTCCCGATTAGTTGCCGTATCGGTTGCCCAGCGGCAGCAGCTCTTCCGCCAAGATGCCACTGCACTCTGCCAGGATGCCCCTAG GGTTATTGCCTGGCAAGGCATCCATACCACGTCTAGCATGTGGTCAGAGCAGGTTGTGAAAGTGCCGCCGTTCGCAGATTCCATCGCTGAAGGTGACATCAA GTTCACGTGCAAGGTGGGTGACTCATTTGCCGCAGATGCTGCCGTTATGGAAATCGAAACCGACAAGACGACGATGCCCGTGCCCGCTCCATTCGCTGGCACTGTCACCGAAATCTTGGTGAAGGATGGCGATACTGTTAAGCCCGGTCAAGAGCTTTTCAAGATGAAGCCTGGTGCGGCCCCTGCCGGAGCACCTgctccagctgctgctgccccCGCTCCCGCCGCCCCGGCTGCTGCGCCAAAGCCGGCACCCGCTGCGGCCGCGGCACCGAAGCCAGTCGCTGCCAAACCgcctccaccaccaccgccagcTGCCGCTCGTCCGCCCCCGAAGGCACCGCCACCAGCAGCCGTCGTTAAGCCAGCTGTGGCTCAAGTGAAAGTGCCGCCTGCAGACGGTTCTCGCCAGATCCTTGGCACTCGATCGGAGCAGCGTGTTAAGATGAACCGCATGCGGCTAAAGATCGCGGCGCGTTTGAAGGATGCTCAAAATACATGTGCTATGCTCACTACTTTCAACGAAATTGACATGAG ctaCGCCATGGACTTCCGCAAACAGAATCTGGAGACTTTCGTCAAGAAGTACGGCATTAAGCTTGGCTTCATGTCCATTTTCTCGAAGGCCAGCGCCTATGCTCTGCAGGATCAGCCAGTGGTGAACGCTGTTATCGATGGCACG GATATTGTGTACCGTGATTATGTCGACATCTCGGTGGCGGTGGCTACTCCTCGTGGTCTTGTGGTGCCAGTTATCCGTAATGTTGAAAGCATGAATTACGCGGACATTGAGATCGCACTCGCTGGCCTGGCTGATAAGGCGAAACGAGATGCTATCACCGTGGAGGATATGGACGGCGGCACTTTCACCATCAGCAATGGCGGCGTGTTTGGCTCTCTAATGGGTACGCCTATTATTAATCCTCCACAGAGCGCTATTCTCGGCATGCATGGCATCTTTGATCGACCCATTGCCGTCAAGGGAGAG GTCAAGATTCGTCCCATGATGTACATTGCACTCACCTACGACCACCGGATCATCGATGGACGTGAGGCTGTCCTGTTCCTGCGCAAAATCAAGGCTGCTGTTGAGAACCCAGCGATCATTGTGGCCGGCTTGTAG